A stretch of DNA from Planctomycetota bacterium:
GCGGCGGACAGCCCCAGCTTCGCGCGGTGCTTGGCCACCCAGTCCGCCGAAAACCGCGGACGCGGTGCGTCCGTTTCCTCGGGCTCCGGGGCCGCACGGGAGGGCTTCAGTTGGCGGGCGAGCGCCTTGATCTCGCGCCGCTGTTCGTGGACCTGCCGGCGCAGCGACGTGAGCTGCCGGCGGGCGTCACGCAGGCTCTTCTGGGTGGACGCGAGCTCGGCCCGGGCTTCCTTGCGGGCGAGGCGGCGGATTTCGTCGCCGAGGACTTTGTTGAGGTTGGGCATCGTTGAAGCAGGCTTAGGGGGAGATGATCGATCTGTACCGTAGCCGAGCGCGGCACCGAGGCCCAAGCGTCCGCAAGCCCGACTAGATCTGTGGGCGTCGTGCTGTGCACGCCTCGGATTTAGAAGGCGTTCCACTCGCGCCGGCCGCCGCCAAAGCCCCGCCCGCCAGGCTGAGCGGTGGAACGACCCCGCATGCCGTCACCCCTTTCCGCCCAATCCCTCTGCGTAGGATGAAGTCCGTGGGGGCACCCTATGGTGCGAACGGCCGGGGGCCGAGCGGATCGACGTTGGGCGGCTCGAGACACCGATCCCATCGCCCAGGCTGCGTATCGGACGCCCTATGCCAGACCTTCCCTGGATCTCGATCGTCTCCGACTTCTATGCGTTTTTAGACCGTGCTTGCGTTGCCGCCAAGCCCAGCGCCAAGCACCCGCCCTCCCCGGCGGTGACGCGGCTTCGCGACCAGGTCGCGCCCTACCGGCGGTTCGGCGGGGTGACAGATTCGGGACTTGAGCGTGCCGCCAAGTGGATCTCCAAGATGGTGTCCCGCCCGTTCTCGCTTTCTCGGTGGCCGAGGGTGCGCGTCAGCCGCTTCCCGGCACCGATCTTTCGTGATGTCGAGCTTAATCGCGACTTGTCCGCCACGATCAGGCTACATCGATTGTTTACGGAGTTCGATCGCGAAAAGCTTCTTGCGTACCAGCGACTGCTCGAAATCGAATTGAGAAGCCTCGAGCACGCGTTCTTCAGTGATTCCCGGGCGCGAGCCACGTTGCCCGCGCAGTTGGCCTTCGCCATCGGTCTGATCGCGGCTTGGTCTGCGTTCTGCGCGGTATTGCTCGGCGTCGACTGGTTCTCCCCGTTGGTTGCCTACGTATCGGAGCACCGCCCGGGCGGGGGCTGGTTCAGTGGGTTGGCTTCCGTCATCTATGGCGTTGGTGTGATCTTCCTGGTCAGTTGGTGTATGGGACGCTTTGGGAACCGGAAGCACTTTTTTCTCTTGGAGCGGATTCAACGCAGCCTTGCGCTGTACCTGGAATCGCCGCGCCCATCGCCCGCCGCGTTGAAGTCGCCACAGGCGATTGACCCGTGAAGATCGCGGCGGAGAATTCGACCACGAACTAAACGACGACGGAGGGGGCGTCGAGGTCGAGGAAGGCCGGGGGATCGGTGGCGACGAGGAGTTTCACCGCGAAAGCCTAGACATGTGGCCACGCAGTCGCGATGATGAACGGCTCGGGAGGGGTCGGAGGATTTACGATGCGATGGTGGCTGCGGCTTTGGTTCTCTCTGACGATCGGCGTTGTTGCTGCGCACGCCTCGGCCAGCCTCTGGGAACCGCCGAACGGCTACTACGCGACGGCCACAGGACAGGGCGATGTACTACGTTCGCAACTACAGGCAATCATGAGTAGCGGCCATGTTCAACGCCGTTACGGCGACTTCCGATTCTCGGCTGCGATCCACGACGCCGACCCCGACAACCCCGACAGCATCCTGCTGGCCTATGACCGCGAATCCGTTCCGGCGACGTGGGACTCGGGCAACACCTGGAACCGCGAGCATGTTTGGCCGCAGTCGCGCCAGCCGGGGTCGGCGTCGAATTCCACGCGCGGCAACCTTGGCGACCCCCACGCCCTACGGCCGGCCACGCCCAGCGTGAACTCGTCACGGGGAAACAAGCCGTTCGGGTTCGCCGACTCGACGGGTGGCTTCGGGGCCGAGTCTGATGGCTTCTACTACCCCGGCGACCAGGACAAGGGCGACGTTGCCCGCTCGCTGTTT
This window harbors:
- a CDS encoding helix-turn-helix domain-containing protein, giving the protein MPNLNKVLGDEIRRLARKEARAELASTQKSLRDARRQLTSLRRQVHEQRREIKALARQLKPSRAAPEPEETDAPRPRFSADWVAKHRAKLGLSAADYGKLVEVSPLTIYNWEKGASTPREEPLRRWARVRKLGKREALRRLEAMAG
- a CDS encoding endonuclease; protein product: MRWWLRLWFSLTIGVVAAHASASLWEPPNGYYATATGQGDVLRSQLQAIMSSGHVQRRYGDFRFSAAIHDADPDNPDSILLAYDRESVPATWDSGNTWNREHVWPQSRQPGSASNSTRGNLGDPHALRPATPSVNSSRGNKPFGFADSTGGFGAESDGFYYPGDQDKGDVARSLFYSATRYGLDLVLGVPGSNQMGDLEALLNWHRDDPPDEFERRRNHTIYSETENPNYHTNNRNAYIDQPEFAYSVFALAGDANLDFTIDQGDLNVVLNNWGRPGTWTTGDFNGSGSIEQGDLNLVLNNWGASATPSLAGASIPEPGVVAVVLFGGIAISLRRRTAG